The following coding sequences lie in one Xanthomonas hortorum pv. pelargonii genomic window:
- the mrcB gene encoding penicillin-binding protein 1B, translating to MPRRHDDHDAPDDFEDDTNEQGSRWQRRLIVWAFAAFALALGFLIPYTVYLNKQVTQRFGELRWQIPTRVYGRPLVLVPGDALDAATLKTELDAASYRDDGQAKLAGTYQQDGSRFTIASRGYIDVDGRVPARRIEVSVSGGRVASLRDAGDRKALKSARLDPARIATLYGQKQEERRLVRMEEVPELLVTGLQAVEDRDFNNHHGIDLSGMVRAAWIMARSGGQVRQGASTLTQQLARSGLLGIGKEQTVTRKFNEILYAVIMEARYDKRTILEAYLNQVYLGQRGGQAIHGVSSGAELWFGRELNSMTTEQIALLIGLVKGPSYYDPRRNPERALDRRNFVLGKLHENNLIDAAEYKRALAEPLGVPKEPGLVAANRFPAYVDLVRRQLAHDYPEGVLQGAGMSVLTGMSPSAQAYAEGAVTGTIKRLDNKKRPPLQAGLVLTDVHNGDVLAVVGSRDVAKPGFNRAVEAQRQVGSLLKPFVYLLALASPDRWALSSWVDDAPVTVQLSRGKTWSPGNSDNRSHGTVRLIDALAHSYNQATVRVGMQVGPERIAQLIQVLAGIKADTNPSLILGATDQSPYGMAQLYQFLAAGGEIQPLHAVRGVLDPQGKLLKRYDKTPAPAQEGDSVAANLISIALQQVVSGGTARQLLGDGLGRLSPAGKTGTSNDGRDSWYAGYTGDHLAVIWMGNDQNEQTGLYGATGAMRVWSSIFARLPSAPLKVSGKGLDWQWVDAAGTGVTDPGCPGARQFPFVVGFTPAYAPCAGNAPSIEGAPGDPAAPAEQSGGGGWRRFFGLDKKPEEPAQAPASPPPAH from the coding sequence GCCCCGACGCCACGACGACCACGACGCTCCCGACGATTTCGAGGACGACACCAACGAGCAAGGCTCCCGCTGGCAACGCAGGCTGATTGTCTGGGCCTTTGCGGCATTCGCGCTGGCGCTTGGTTTTCTGATTCCCTACACGGTGTATCTGAACAAGCAGGTCACCCAGCGTTTCGGCGAGCTGCGTTGGCAGATCCCGACCCGCGTGTACGGGCGGCCATTGGTGCTGGTGCCCGGCGATGCGCTGGATGCGGCCACCTTGAAGACCGAGCTGGATGCGGCCTCGTACCGTGACGATGGTCAAGCCAAACTGGCCGGTACCTATCAGCAGGACGGCAGCCGCTTCACCATCGCCAGCCGCGGCTACATCGACGTGGACGGGCGGGTGCCTGCGCGGCGCATCGAGGTCAGCGTGTCGGGCGGGCGTGTGGCCAGCCTGCGCGATGCCGGCGACCGCAAGGCGCTGAAAAGTGCGCGCCTGGACCCGGCGCGCATCGCCACGCTGTACGGGCAGAAGCAGGAAGAGCGCCGCCTGGTGCGCATGGAAGAAGTGCCCGAGCTGCTGGTCACCGGCCTGCAGGCGGTCGAGGACCGCGACTTCAACAACCACCACGGCATCGATCTCAGCGGCATGGTGCGCGCGGCCTGGATCATGGCGCGCTCCGGCGGCCAGGTGCGGCAGGGCGCCAGCACCTTGACCCAGCAGCTGGCGCGCAGCGGCCTGCTCGGCATCGGCAAGGAACAGACGGTTACCCGCAAGTTCAACGAAATTCTGTATGCCGTGATCATGGAGGCGCGCTACGACAAGCGCACCATCCTGGAGGCCTATCTCAATCAGGTGTATCTGGGGCAGCGCGGCGGGCAGGCGATCCACGGCGTGTCCTCCGGTGCGGAGCTGTGGTTCGGCCGCGAACTCAACTCGATGACCACCGAGCAGATCGCCTTGCTGATCGGGCTGGTCAAGGGGCCGTCCTACTACGACCCGCGACGCAACCCGGAACGGGCGCTGGATCGACGCAATTTCGTGCTGGGCAAACTGCACGAAAACAACCTGATCGACGCGGCCGAATACAAGCGCGCACTGGCCGAGCCGTTGGGTGTGCCCAAGGAACCCGGTCTGGTCGCCGCCAACCGCTTCCCGGCCTACGTGGATCTGGTGCGGCGCCAGCTGGCGCACGATTACCCGGAAGGCGTGCTGCAAGGCGCCGGCATGAGCGTGCTCACCGGCATGTCGCCGTCCGCGCAGGCGTACGCCGAAGGCGCGGTGACCGGCACCATCAAGCGGCTGGACAACAAGAAGCGCCCGCCGCTGCAGGCCGGCCTGGTGCTCACCGACGTGCATAACGGCGATGTGCTGGCGGTGGTCGGCAGCCGCGATGTGGCCAAGCCCGGCTTCAATCGCGCCGTCGAAGCACAGCGGCAGGTTGGCTCGTTGCTCAAGCCGTTCGTGTATTTGCTGGCATTGGCCTCGCCGGATCGCTGGGCGTTGTCCAGCTGGGTCGACGATGCGCCGGTGACGGTGCAGCTCAGCCGTGGCAAGACCTGGTCGCCGGGCAATTCCGACAACCGCAGTCACGGCACGGTGCGGCTGATCGATGCGCTGGCGCATTCCTACAACCAGGCCACGGTACGCGTGGGCATGCAGGTCGGCCCGGAGCGCATCGCGCAGCTGATCCAGGTGCTGGCCGGCATCAAGGCTGACACCAATCCCTCGCTGATCCTCGGTGCCACCGATCAGAGTCCGTACGGCATGGCGCAGCTTTATCAGTTCCTGGCCGCCGGTGGCGAGATCCAGCCGCTGCATGCGGTGCGCGGCGTGCTTGACCCGCAGGGCAAGCTGCTCAAGCGCTACGACAAGACCCCGGCTCCTGCGCAGGAAGGTGATTCGGTGGCCGCTAACCTGATCAGCATCGCCTTGCAGCAAGTGGTGAGCGGCGGTACAGCGCGGCAACTGCTGGGCGATGGCCTGGGCCGGTTGTCGCCGGCCGGCAAGACCGGGACCTCCAACGACGGCCGCGACAGCTGGTATGCCGGCTATACCGGCGACCATCTGGCGGTGATCTGGATGGGCAACGATCAGAACGAGCAGACCGGCCTGTACGGCGCCACCGGCGCGATGCGGGTGTGGTCGAGCATCTTCGCGCGGCTGCCGAGTGCGCCGTTGAAGGTCAGCGGCAAGGGCCTGGATTGGCAGTGGGTGGATGCGGCCGGTACCGGCGTGACTGACCCCGGTTGCCCGGGCGCGCGCCAGTTCCCGTTCGTGGTCGGGTTCACGCCGGCCTACGCCCCGTGTGCCGGCAATGCACCGTCGATCGAAGGCGCGCCCGGCGATCCTGCAGCGCCTGCCGAACAATCCGGCGGGGGTGGCTGGCGCCGCTTCTTCGGTCTGGACAAAAAGCCGGAAGAACCCGCGCAAGCGCCTGCCTCGCCCCCGCCCGCGCATTGA
- a CDS encoding ATP-dependent DNA helicase, whose product MSQLATASIEALSQGGALARQLDAFAPRAAQLRLTGAIAEAFEQRDVLLAEAGTGTGKTYAYLVPVLLSGLKTIISTGTRALQDQLFHRDLPRVRAALGIGLRSALLKGRANYLCKYRTQQARGEPRFSTLEQVSQFHRIVAWSGRTQFGDMAEMEALPDDSPLLPLVTSTVDNCLGTECPFYSECFVVQARQRAQAADLVVVNHHLLLADLALKQEGFGEILPGAQAFVIDEAHQLPELAANFFGESFGMRPWQELARDCMVEARLVAGAQASLQEPILALDEALRGLRSGMEGLPPRGTQWRALAKPQVREGFDAVLSSLARLGESLLPLREASPGFDGCSARAQEALARLSRWLGEDAPVLDFAQELPDTVDNDVLWYELSPRGFRCQRTPLDVSGPLREHREKSHAAWVFTSATLAVGGEFDHIAQRLGLSDPVTLLQPSPFDWARQALCYLPPHLPDPAARGFGTALIAALTPVLEASNGRAFLLFASHRALREAAEALRGAPWPLFVQGEAPRATLLQRFRTSGNGVLLGSASFREGVDVVGDALSVVVIDKLPFAAPDDPVFEARLDAIRREGGNPFRDEQLPQAVIALKQGVGRLIRSETDRGVLVLCDPRLLNKGYGRTFMSSLPPFARTREIGDVRAFFGVAEPVGDNGVLALPFGDA is encoded by the coding sequence ATGTCCCAACTTGCCACTGCCAGCATCGAGGCGCTCAGCCAGGGCGGGGCGCTTGCGCGTCAGCTCGACGCGTTTGCGCCGCGTGCCGCGCAGTTGCGCCTGACCGGCGCCATCGCCGAGGCGTTCGAGCAGCGCGATGTGCTGTTGGCCGAGGCCGGCACCGGGACCGGCAAGACCTACGCCTATCTGGTGCCGGTGCTGCTGTCCGGGCTCAAGACCATCATCTCGACCGGCACCCGTGCGCTGCAGGACCAGTTGTTCCATCGCGATCTGCCGCGCGTACGCGCGGCGTTGGGCATCGGCCTGCGCAGCGCGCTGCTGAAAGGGCGCGCCAACTATCTGTGCAAGTACCGCACCCAGCAGGCGCGCGGCGAACCGCGCTTTTCTACGCTCGAACAGGTCTCGCAGTTCCATCGCATCGTTGCCTGGAGCGGGCGTACCCAGTTCGGCGACATGGCCGAGATGGAAGCCCTGCCGGACGACTCGCCACTGCTGCCGCTGGTGACTTCCACGGTCGACAACTGCCTGGGCACCGAATGCCCGTTTTACAGCGAGTGTTTTGTGGTGCAGGCGCGTCAGCGCGCGCAGGCGGCCGACCTGGTGGTGGTTAATCATCATCTGCTGCTGGCCGATCTGGCGCTCAAGCAGGAAGGCTTCGGCGAGATCCTGCCCGGCGCGCAGGCCTTCGTCATCGACGAAGCGCATCAGCTGCCGGAACTGGCGGCGAACTTCTTTGGCGAAAGTTTCGGCATGCGGCCCTGGCAGGAGCTGGCCCGCGATTGCATGGTCGAAGCGCGGCTGGTGGCCGGCGCGCAGGCCAGCCTGCAGGAACCGATTCTCGCCTTGGACGAAGCGTTGCGCGGCCTGCGCTCAGGCATGGAAGGCCTGCCGCCACGCGGCACGCAATGGCGCGCGCTGGCCAAGCCGCAGGTGCGCGAGGGCTTCGATGCGGTGCTGTCGTCGCTGGCGCGGTTGGGCGAGTCCTTGCTGCCGTTGCGCGAGGCATCGCCCGGTTTCGACGGCTGCTCTGCACGCGCGCAGGAAGCGCTCGCGCGGCTGTCGCGGTGGCTGGGCGAAGACGCGCCGGTACTGGATTTTGCGCAGGAATTGCCGGACACCGTCGACAACGATGTGCTGTGGTACGAGTTGAGCCCGCGCGGTTTCCGCTGCCAACGCACGCCGCTGGATGTCTCCGGCCCGCTGCGCGAACACCGCGAAAAATCGCACGCGGCCTGGGTGTTCACCTCGGCCACGTTGGCGGTGGGCGGCGAGTTCGACCACATTGCGCAGCGCCTGGGCTTGAGCGATCCGGTGACCTTGCTGCAACCGAGTCCCTTCGATTGGGCGCGCCAGGCGCTGTGCTATCTGCCGCCGCATCTGCCCGATCCGGCCGCACGTGGATTCGGCACGGCGCTGATCGCCGCGCTGACGCCGGTGCTGGAAGCCTCCAATGGCCGCGCATTCCTGTTGTTCGCCTCGCACCGCGCGCTGCGCGAAGCCGCCGAAGCATTGCGCGGTGCGCCGTGGCCCTTGTTCGTGCAAGGCGAAGCGCCACGCGCCACGTTACTGCAGCGTTTCCGCACTTCCGGCAACGGCGTGCTGCTGGGGTCGGCCAGCTTCCGCGAGGGCGTGGATGTGGTCGGCGATGCCTTGAGCGTGGTGGTGATCGACAAGCTGCCGTTTGCCGCGCCCGACGACCCGGTCTTCGAAGCGCGCCTGGATGCGATCCGCCGCGAGGGCGGCAACCCGTTCCGCGACGAGCAATTGCCGCAGGCGGTGATCGCGCTGAAACAGGGCGTGGGCCGGCTGATCCGCAGCGAGACCGATCGCGGCGTGCTGGTGCTGTGCGACCCGCGGCTGTTGAACAAGGGCTACGGCCGCACCTTCATGAGCTCGCTGCCGCCGTTTGCGCGCACCCGCGAGATCGGCGATGTGCGCGCGTTTTTTGGCGTCGCCGAGCCGGTGGGCGACAATGGCGTGCTCGCGTTGCCGTTCGGCGACGCGTGA
- the tsaB gene encoding tRNA (adenosine(37)-N6)-threonylcarbamoyltransferase complex dimerization subunit type 1 TsaB, which produces MCARFLASPSRWATMACSRCRSATRDISLPACGPVAKVLAFETSTEACSVALHVDGRVLERFELAPRRHAELALPWAEQLLADAGIARRQLDAIAVGRGPGAFTGVRLAIGIAQGIALGLDVPVLAVSTLQVLALRAPADATQVLACIDARMGEVYAGVFERRGDTLLELAPEVVCAPDALVLPNTLQRFVGVGTGFAAADALLQQRFATQLTSVDATALPHAADLLTLAVPALLRGEGVAPERVEPAYLRDNVALTLVEQQAARAAKAAGAKSG; this is translated from the coding sequence ATGTGCGCGCGTTTTTTGGCGTCGCCGAGCCGGTGGGCGACAATGGCGTGCTCGCGTTGCCGTTCGGCGACGCGTGATATTTCCCTTCCTGCCTGCGGTCCTGTCGCGAAAGTCCTCGCGTTCGAGACCTCCACCGAAGCCTGTTCCGTCGCGCTGCATGTGGATGGCCGCGTGCTCGAGCGCTTCGAACTGGCGCCGCGCCGCCATGCCGAGCTGGCGCTGCCGTGGGCCGAGCAACTGCTGGCCGACGCGGGTATTGCGCGCCGCCAGCTGGATGCGATTGCGGTCGGCCGTGGCCCCGGCGCCTTCACCGGCGTGCGGCTGGCGATCGGCATCGCGCAAGGCATCGCCCTGGGCCTTGATGTACCGGTGCTGGCCGTCTCTACGCTGCAAGTATTGGCCTTGCGCGCACCCGCCGATGCGACGCAGGTACTGGCCTGCATCGATGCGCGCATGGGCGAGGTGTATGCCGGCGTGTTCGAGCGCCGCGGCGACACGCTGCTGGAACTGGCGCCGGAAGTGGTCTGTGCACCGGACGCCTTGGTTCTGCCGAATACGCTTCAACGTTTTGTCGGTGTGGGCACCGGATTCGCCGCTGCCGATGCACTGCTGCAACAGCGATTCGCAACGCAGCTGACCAGCGTCGATGCAACCGCGCTCCCGCACGCCGCCGATCTGCTCACGCTCGCCGTGCCGGCGCTGTTGCGCGGCGAAGGCGTGGCACCGGAGCGGGTCGAACCAGCCTATCTGCGCGACAACGTTGCGCTGACCCTGGTCGAGCAGCAGGCCGCACGCGCTGCAAAGGCCGCCGGCGCCAAGAGCGGCTAA